One genomic region from Aggregicoccus sp. 17bor-14 encodes:
- a CDS encoding OsmC family protein, whose protein sequence is MAQVHRYEVECRWEGSTGVGYADYARAHTVRAPPARTELQLSSDPAFRGDPAQLNPEQLLLAAASSCQLLSFLAVAARARLDVQGYEDRAEALMPEDVRPVRFTSIVLRPRITLARGPTEERVRALVEQAHRECYIASSLRADLDVRVEPELHFV, encoded by the coding sequence ATGGCGCAGGTGCATCGCTACGAGGTGGAGTGCCGGTGGGAGGGGTCTACCGGTGTGGGCTACGCGGACTACGCCCGCGCACACACGGTGCGGGCGCCGCCGGCGCGCACGGAGCTGCAGCTCAGCTCGGACCCGGCGTTTCGCGGAGACCCCGCGCAGCTCAACCCCGAGCAGCTGCTGCTCGCGGCGGCGTCCTCCTGCCAGCTCCTCTCATTCCTCGCGGTGGCGGCGCGCGCTCGCCTGGACGTGCAAGGCTACGAGGACCGCGCCGAGGCGCTGATGCCCGAGGACGTGCGCCCCGTGCGCTTCACCTCCATCGTGCTGCGGCCGCGCATCACGCTCGCGCGCGGTCCTACCGAGGAGCGCGTGCGCGCGCTCGTGGAGCAGGCGCACCGCGAGTGCTACATCGCGAGCAGCCTGCGCGCGGACCTGGACGTGCGGGTGGAGCCCGAGCTGCACTTCGTCTGA
- a CDS encoding ABC transporter permease, which produces MDTLEQDFKLALRKLRKSPGFAFIAILTLALGMGANSAIFSVINTVLLDPLPMRQPDQLVRLYDTDRRTDKFPSSALNFRDIRAQATSFTDMMAVDSSDLSLTGVGGEPERLQGAEATASFFSVLGAQPALGRGFAPDEDLPGKSKVVVLGNAVWKRRFGGDAGIIGRSILVGGEPHTVVGVMPPGFDFPLNAQLWRPVTWEKSMVDPENRGAHFLSVYGRLKPGVSLQAADQEVKRIAKGLEQQYPKNNTGVGARLVSLREEVLGDVQPALLVLLAAVAAVLLIACANLSNLLLARAASREGEISVRLALGASRGRIVRQLLVESTVLALLGAALGLLLATWGLDALVALGPEELPRLQDVSIDSRVLAFTGVLALLTSGLFGLIPALQASRVELSRSLGEVGKGGSTGGPRQRARNALIVAETALAVVLLVAAGLLMKSFVRLQQVELGYRTDHVLAVDLSLPTTQYPEASPAVAQFYDQLLSRVRALPGVKSAGTSVHLPLSRRNMANIIQDLSRPEPEPGKGDITEVRLVSQGFVETLRVPLLRGRLLTDQDGTTEGNRAVLINEEAAKKYWPGEDPLGRTVKLSADWGKGLLGGVVVGIVGNTRFVTPTREPKPETYVPYAEAWANDMSLVVHTDGDPLALASAVRAEVRSLDKNLPVANVRTLDALMGAAVSQPRFFMLLVGVFAGLALLLASIGIYGVVTHAVSLRTRELGIRMALGADARQVVGMVLGQYLRVTGAGLALGVGLAYLASRLLDSMLYGVGGGDPLTYVGVALLLGTVALAASYLPASRATRIDPALALRQE; this is translated from the coding sequence ATGGACACCCTCGAACAGGACTTCAAGCTCGCCCTCCGCAAGCTGCGCAAGAGCCCGGGCTTCGCGTTCATCGCGATCCTCACGCTGGCGCTCGGCATGGGCGCGAACAGCGCCATCTTCAGCGTGATCAACACCGTGCTGCTGGACCCGCTGCCGATGCGGCAGCCGGATCAGCTGGTGCGCCTGTACGATACGGACCGCCGCACCGACAAGTTCCCCTCCTCGGCGCTGAACTTCCGCGACATCCGCGCGCAGGCCACCTCCTTCACGGACATGATGGCGGTGGACTCCTCGGACCTGAGCCTCACCGGCGTGGGCGGCGAGCCGGAGCGGCTGCAGGGCGCCGAGGCGACAGCGTCCTTCTTCTCGGTGCTCGGGGCCCAGCCTGCACTGGGCCGCGGGTTCGCGCCGGACGAGGACCTGCCGGGCAAGAGCAAGGTGGTGGTGCTGGGCAACGCGGTGTGGAAGCGCCGCTTCGGAGGTGATGCGGGCATCATCGGGCGCAGCATCCTGGTGGGCGGCGAGCCGCACACCGTGGTGGGCGTGATGCCGCCTGGCTTCGACTTCCCGCTCAACGCGCAGCTGTGGCGCCCGGTGACCTGGGAGAAGAGCATGGTGGACCCGGAGAACCGCGGCGCGCACTTCCTCAGCGTGTACGGGCGGCTCAAGCCGGGCGTGAGCCTGCAGGCGGCCGACCAGGAGGTGAAGCGCATCGCCAAGGGGCTCGAGCAGCAGTACCCGAAGAACAACACCGGCGTGGGGGCTCGCCTCGTCTCACTGCGCGAGGAGGTGCTGGGCGACGTGCAGCCCGCGCTGCTGGTGCTGCTCGCGGCCGTGGCGGCCGTGCTGCTCATCGCCTGCGCGAACCTCTCCAACCTCCTGCTCGCGCGCGCCGCGAGTCGCGAGGGGGAGATCTCCGTACGGCTCGCCCTGGGCGCGAGCCGCGGCCGCATCGTGCGCCAGCTGCTGGTGGAGAGCACCGTGCTCGCGCTGCTGGGCGCCGCGCTGGGGCTCCTCCTCGCCACCTGGGGTCTGGATGCACTGGTCGCACTGGGGCCGGAGGAACTCCCGCGTCTGCAGGACGTGAGCATCGACTCCAGGGTGCTCGCCTTCACCGGCGTGCTCGCGCTGCTCACCAGCGGCCTCTTCGGCCTCATCCCCGCGCTGCAGGCGAGCCGCGTGGAGCTCAGCCGCAGCCTCGGCGAGGTGGGCAAGGGCGGCAGCACCGGTGGGCCGCGCCAGCGCGCGCGCAACGCCCTCATCGTGGCGGAGACGGCGCTCGCGGTGGTGCTGCTGGTGGCTGCGGGGCTCCTGATGAAGAGCTTCGTGCGCCTGCAGCAGGTGGAGCTGGGCTACCGCACGGACCACGTGCTCGCGGTGGACCTCTCGCTGCCGACCACGCAGTACCCCGAGGCCTCCCCGGCGGTGGCGCAGTTCTACGACCAGCTGCTCAGCCGCGTGCGCGCGCTGCCCGGTGTGAAGAGCGCGGGCACCAGCGTGCACCTGCCGCTCAGCCGCCGCAACATGGCCAACATCATCCAGGACCTGTCCCGTCCCGAGCCCGAGCCCGGCAAGGGGGACATCACCGAGGTGCGCCTCGTGAGCCAGGGCTTCGTGGAGACGCTGCGCGTGCCACTGCTGCGTGGCCGCCTGCTCACGGACCAGGACGGCACCACCGAGGGCAACCGCGCGGTGCTCATCAACGAGGAGGCCGCGAAGAAGTACTGGCCCGGCGAGGACCCGCTCGGGCGCACGGTGAAGCTGTCGGCGGACTGGGGCAAGGGGCTGCTGGGCGGCGTGGTCGTGGGCATCGTGGGCAACACGCGCTTCGTCACGCCCACCCGGGAGCCGAAGCCCGAGACCTACGTGCCCTACGCCGAGGCCTGGGCCAACGACATGAGCCTGGTGGTGCACACGGACGGTGACCCGCTGGCGCTCGCCTCCGCGGTGCGCGCCGAGGTGCGCAGCCTGGACAAGAACCTCCCGGTGGCCAACGTGCGCACCCTGGATGCGCTGATGGGGGCGGCGGTGTCGCAGCCGCGCTTCTTCATGCTGCTGGTGGGCGTGTTCGCGGGGCTCGCGCTGCTGCTCGCGAGCATCGGCATCTACGGCGTGGTGACCCACGCGGTCTCCTTGCGCACCCGCGAGCTGGGCATCCGCATGGCGCTGGGCGCGGACGCGCGCCAGGTGGTGGGCATGGTGCTCGGCCAGTACCTGCGCGTCACCGGCGCGGGGCTCGCGCTGGGCGTGGGGCTCGCCTACCTCGCGAGCCGCCTGCTGGACAGCATGCTGTACGGCGTGGGCGGCGGAGACCCGCTCACCTACGTGGGCGTTGCGCTCCTGCTCGGGACCGTGGCGCTGGCGGCGAGCTACCTGCCCGCCTCGCGCGCCACCCGCATCGATCCGGCGCTCGCCCTGCGCCAGGAGTAG
- a CDS encoding AraC family transcriptional regulator, with product MGLRMEEAAYAPGTTVARHTHEAPLLAAVLSGSLELSLRRGAHGCARGAVFTQAGEPHANRFGARGARLLLVHLDRPLALPPVVHGAELTRVARGLALELKATDSAAPLAREGLALQLMALATREAGRVTAERRWMARVQEYLEAHLLEAPRLETLARVAGVHPAHLARAFRAQQGESLAAYVRRRRVEWAREQLVRTERAVAEIALEAGFCDQGHFARTFRKVCGMTPGAVRQRRR from the coding sequence ATGGGACTGCGGATGGAGGAGGCAGCGTACGCGCCCGGCACCACCGTCGCGCGCCACACCCACGAGGCGCCCCTGCTCGCCGCCGTGCTCTCGGGCTCGCTCGAGCTCTCGCTGCGCCGCGGCGCGCACGGCTGCGCCCGCGGAGCCGTGTTCACGCAGGCCGGAGAGCCCCACGCGAACCGCTTCGGCGCTCGCGGGGCGCGCCTCCTGCTCGTGCACCTGGACCGCCCGCTCGCGCTCCCTCCGGTGGTGCACGGCGCCGAGCTCACCCGCGTGGCCCGGGGGCTCGCCCTCGAGCTGAAGGCCACCGACAGCGCGGCGCCGCTCGCCCGCGAGGGCCTCGCGCTGCAGTTGATGGCGCTCGCCACGCGCGAGGCGGGGCGCGTGACGGCCGAGCGGCGCTGGATGGCGCGGGTGCAGGAGTACCTGGAGGCCCACCTGCTCGAGGCGCCGCGGTTGGAGACACTCGCGCGCGTGGCAGGCGTCCATCCGGCGCACCTCGCGCGGGCCTTTCGTGCGCAGCAGGGGGAGTCGCTCGCGGCGTACGTGCGGCGCCGGCGGGTGGAGTGGGCGCGCGAGCAATTGGTGCGGACGGAGCGGGCGGTCGCGGAGATTGCGCTGGAGGCAGGCTTCTGCGACCAGGGGCACTTCGCGCGCACCTTCCGCAAGGTGTGCGGGATGACGCCGGGCGCGGTGCGACAGCGCAGGCGCTAA
- a CDS encoding ABC transporter permease: MDTLGQDFKLALRKLRKSPGFAFIAILTLALGMGANSAIFSVINTVLLDPLPMRDPDQLVRVYDTDKRTDKLPASSLNFRDVRAQATSFTDLAGFDATDLSITGPGGEPERLQGAAVTAPFFSVLGVQPSLGRGFAPDEDLPGKSKVVILGNALWKRRFSSDPGIIGKSVLVGGEPHTVVGVMAPGFDFPLKAQLWRPVTWEKDLTDPANRGAHFLNVYGRLKPGVTLAAAQQELSRIAKGLEQQYPKNNTGIGARVIPLREEVLGNVQPALYVLLAAVAAVLLIACANLSNLLLARAASREGEISVRLALGASRGRIVRQLLVESTLLALLGAGLGLIFATWGLDALVAMGPENLPRLQDVDIDGKVLGFTALLAVLTSGLFGLIPALQASRVELSRSLGEVGKGGSTGGPRQRARNVLIMAETALAVVLLVAAGLLIKSFVRLQQVELGYQTDHVLVADLSLPETQYTWASPATAQFYEQLLGRVRALPGVKSAGLSVHLPLSRRNMRSTLRDMSRPEPEPGNEDLAEIRVVSAGVLEALRVPLLRGRLLRDEDGTTPGNRAVLLSEEAAKKYWPGEDPIGRTVDIGVDYGKGGFGGVVVGIVGNTRFTAPNKEPAPEAYVSFAQAWSNDMSLVVHTNGDPLALAGAVRAEVRGLNKGLPVANVRTLDAMMGSAVSQPRFFMLLVGVFAGLALLLAAIGIYGVVTHAVSLRTRELGIRMALGADARQVVGMVLGQYLRVTGAGLALGVGLAYLASRLLGSMLYGVGGGDPLTYAGVALLLGMVALAASYLPAHRATRIDPALALRQE, encoded by the coding sequence ATGGACACCCTCGGACAGGACTTCAAGCTCGCGCTGCGCAAGCTGCGCAAGAGCCCGGGCTTCGCGTTCATCGCGATCCTCACGCTGGCGCTCGGCATGGGCGCCAACAGCGCCATCTTCAGCGTGATCAACACGGTGCTGCTGGACCCGCTGCCGATGCGCGACCCGGACCAGTTGGTGCGCGTGTACGACACGGACAAGCGCACCGACAAGCTGCCCGCCTCGTCCCTCAACTTCCGCGACGTGCGGGCGCAGGCCACCTCCTTCACGGACCTCGCGGGCTTCGACGCGACCGACCTCAGCATCACCGGCCCGGGTGGCGAGCCGGAGCGGCTGCAGGGCGCGGCGGTGACCGCGCCCTTCTTCTCCGTGCTGGGGGTACAGCCCTCGCTCGGCCGCGGCTTCGCGCCGGACGAGGACCTGCCGGGCAAGAGCAAGGTGGTGATCCTGGGCAACGCGCTGTGGAAGCGGCGCTTCAGCAGTGACCCCGGCATCATCGGCAAGTCGGTGCTGGTGGGCGGTGAGCCGCACACCGTGGTGGGCGTGATGGCGCCCGGCTTCGACTTCCCGCTCAAGGCCCAGCTGTGGCGCCCGGTGACCTGGGAGAAGGACCTGACGGACCCAGCGAACCGCGGCGCGCACTTCCTCAACGTGTACGGGCGGCTCAAGCCGGGCGTGACCCTTGCGGCCGCGCAGCAAGAGCTCTCGCGCATCGCCAAGGGGCTCGAGCAGCAGTACCCGAAGAACAACACCGGCATCGGCGCACGCGTCATCCCCCTTCGCGAGGAGGTGCTGGGCAACGTGCAGCCCGCGCTCTACGTGCTGCTCGCCGCCGTGGCGGCGGTGCTGCTCATCGCCTGCGCGAACCTCTCGAACCTGCTGCTCGCGCGCGCCGCGAGCCGCGAGGGGGAGATCTCCGTGCGGCTCGCGCTGGGGGCGAGCCGCGGCCGCATCGTGCGGCAGTTGCTGGTGGAGAGCACCCTGCTCGCGCTGCTGGGCGCCGGGCTCGGCCTCATCTTCGCCACCTGGGGCCTGGATGCGCTCGTCGCCATGGGCCCGGAGAATCTCCCACGCCTGCAGGACGTGGACATCGACGGGAAGGTGCTCGGCTTCACGGCCCTGCTCGCGGTGCTCACCAGCGGCCTCTTCGGTCTCATCCCCGCGCTGCAGGCGAGCCGCGTGGAGCTCAGCCGCAGCCTCGGCGAGGTGGGCAAGGGCGGGAGCACGGGCGGGCCGCGCCAGCGCGCGCGCAACGTCCTCATCATGGCGGAGACGGCGCTCGCGGTGGTGCTGCTGGTGGCCGCGGGCCTGCTCATCAAGAGCTTCGTGCGCCTGCAGCAGGTGGAGCTGGGCTACCAGACGGACCACGTGCTCGTGGCGGACCTGTCGCTGCCGGAGACGCAGTACACCTGGGCCAGTCCCGCGACGGCGCAGTTCTACGAGCAGTTGCTCGGCCGCGTGCGCGCGCTGCCCGGCGTGAAGAGCGCGGGGCTCAGCGTCCACCTGCCGCTCTCGCGCCGCAACATGCGCAGCACCCTGCGGGACATGTCGCGCCCGGAGCCGGAGCCGGGCAACGAGGACCTGGCGGAGATCCGCGTGGTGAGCGCGGGCGTCCTCGAGGCGCTGCGCGTCCCGCTGCTGCGCGGACGGCTGCTCCGGGACGAGGACGGCACCACCCCCGGCAACCGCGCGGTGCTGCTCAGTGAGGAGGCCGCGAAGAAGTACTGGCCCGGTGAGGACCCCATCGGCCGCACCGTGGACATCGGTGTGGACTACGGCAAGGGCGGCTTCGGCGGCGTGGTGGTGGGCATCGTGGGCAACACCCGCTTCACCGCACCCAACAAGGAGCCGGCTCCCGAGGCCTACGTCTCCTTCGCGCAGGCCTGGAGCAACGACATGAGCCTGGTGGTGCACACCAACGGAGACCCGCTCGCGCTCGCGGGAGCGGTGCGCGCCGAGGTGCGCGGCCTGAACAAGGGGCTGCCGGTCGCGAACGTGCGCACCCTGGACGCGATGATGGGCTCCGCCGTGTCGCAGCCGCGCTTCTTCATGCTGCTGGTGGGCGTGTTCGCGGGGCTCGCGCTGCTGCTCGCGGCCATCGGCATCTACGGGGTGGTGACGCACGCGGTGAGCCTGCGCACCCGCGAGCTGGGCATCCGCATGGCGCTGGGCGCGGACGCGCGCCAGGTGGTGGGGATGGTGCTGGGGCAGTACCTGCGCGTGACGGGAGCGGGGCTCGCCCTCGGCGTGGGCCTCGCCTACCTCGCGAGCCGGCTGCTGGGGAGCATGCTGTACGGCGTGGGCGGCGGAGATCCCCTCACCTACGCGGGGGTGGCGCTGCTGCTCGGCATGGTGGCGCTGGCCGCGAGCTACCTGCCTGCCCATCGCGCCACCCGCATCGATCCGGCGCTCGCGCTGCGCCAGGAGTAG
- a CDS encoding class I SAM-dependent methyltransferase, whose translation MPLLDAVFARLYDPMMASVERRGLARERARLLAGLSGDVVELGAGTGLNLPHYPASARLTLTEPTPEMAARLRARVERERPGAEVLLAPAEQLPLEDASADAVVSTLVLCTVADPQRALSEVRRVLRPGGRLLLFEHVATQGAWGRVQQLFEPVQHFCARGCHLTRDTRGELERAGFDTREVRDAELPGSPPLLRRAIAGSARRP comes from the coding sequence ATGCCGCTGCTCGATGCCGTCTTCGCCCGCCTCTACGACCCGATGATGGCGAGCGTGGAGCGGCGCGGGCTCGCGCGCGAGCGGGCGCGGCTGCTCGCAGGCCTGAGCGGCGACGTGGTGGAGCTGGGCGCAGGCACCGGCCTCAACCTGCCCCACTACCCTGCCTCCGCGCGCCTCACGCTCACCGAGCCCACGCCCGAGATGGCCGCGCGGCTGCGCGCACGCGTGGAGCGCGAGCGTCCCGGCGCAGAGGTGCTGCTCGCCCCGGCGGAGCAGCTCCCGCTCGAGGACGCGAGCGCGGACGCGGTGGTGAGCACGCTGGTGCTGTGCACGGTGGCGGACCCGCAGCGCGCGCTCTCCGAGGTGCGCCGCGTGCTGCGCCCCGGCGGGCGGCTGCTGCTCTTCGAGCACGTGGCGACGCAAGGGGCGTGGGGCCGCGTGCAGCAGCTCTTCGAGCCGGTGCAGCACTTCTGCGCGCGTGGCTGTCACCTGACGCGCGACACGCGCGGGGAGCTCGAGCGCGCAGGCTTCGACACCCGCGAGGTGCGGGACGCCGAGCTGCCCGGCTCACCGCCGCTGCTGCGCCGGGCCATCGCCGGGAGCGCACGGCGCCCCTGA
- a CDS encoding sensor histidine kinase, which translates to MSNAIKFTPPGGSIRVQVAAEPGAVHFRVQDRGAGFPEAAKERLFERHWQATPGHGQGLGLGLYIARALVEAHGGRIRAESAPGEGSTFHFTLPR; encoded by the coding sequence GTGAGCAACGCCATCAAGTTCACGCCGCCCGGCGGCAGCATCCGGGTGCAGGTGGCGGCGGAGCCCGGGGCGGTGCACTTCCGCGTGCAGGACCGCGGCGCGGGCTTTCCGGAGGCCGCGAAGGAGCGCCTCTTCGAGCGCCACTGGCAGGCCACCCCGGGCCACGGTCAGGGCCTCGGGCTGGGGCTCTACATCGCGCGCGCCCTCGTGGAGGCCCACGGCGGGCGCATCCGGGCCGAGAGCGCGCCAGGGGAAGGCAGCACCTTCCACTTCACCCTGCCGCGCTAG
- a CDS encoding helicase-related protein — protein MSVAALVEGLKVRYLPQPEWGVGHLVSLQEEGARAQVLFPTRGEEPVLVSTKGGALVPHRFLPGDAARTAKGQLLTVVGEEPGARGLRRYVVRDAKTGEEDELPESELRALAPRSDLLSTLCEGRVGDARAFSLRKQALVLDDERRCDALGALLASRVMVKPHQVGVVQRVLSARRPRFVLADEVGLGKTIEAGMVFSALRLSGLARRVLVVAPSHLTVQWLAELFHKFNQLFTLLDSERYQQSLDEAPGVSPWARFPLVVTSLELLSRGDEHREQAGSESAFWDLVIIDEAHHLKGEKAFAAAQALAKNSWGLLLLTATPMQLDPAEYHGLLTLIDPSSAPSVKGFEERLARQEELSAAVRALLEGQANASAVGALARRFPQDARLQALASGRGDAERAQLLEHLAETYSLSDRLVRNRRAVVGGFSTRRLHRHPVSPTPEELQVRDRALQLLSESSLRGAPLASTLRRLESSPAAFAEAVKGSRALQPHATELRLPARDAKFRAFLQVLRGVWAQERGAKVLVFTESRDTLEALRTELSRERIEALGYHGDLPLLERDRAVARFRDPEGPLVMLCTEVGGEGRNFQFAHHLVHYDLPWSPSTVEQRIGRLDRIGQNHPVEIHVFDPAGTLASDVLALLADAVGVFGETVGGLDAVLEDVESRLAELALLPREAREAYARELEARVEAARASVRRAYDPLLDLRSFDRAAVERLVARAQGRMGIEADDEEEQALEDGLWSVARDLDERLEEAVTELARRVGLGVDTDEQVDAFQCAFQFGHALTVEALPGVDVTEDRTVLGTFWRDTAVEAEELEYFATGHPLVEALFGFLRDGPYGRSGLRVLPAKRGAASARGLELLFHLQLPEPEDLSPGARVPSRQLARFLERTLIPVAVVDGAGGPKADAKLLRTLEAEGRALKGDEVHGAFPGFGAFVDVALPVAQRAAEGELAALQGRARTAIEAERDAALARMQLALSHQGLPAAEVEAQREAERAHYAALLTALASAKVTLDSACGFVLER, from the coding sequence ATGTCCGTCGCAGCGCTCGTCGAAGGCCTCAAGGTCCGCTACCTCCCCCAGCCCGAATGGGGCGTGGGGCACCTGGTCTCGCTGCAGGAGGAGGGCGCCCGGGCGCAGGTGCTCTTCCCCACGCGCGGCGAGGAGCCGGTGCTCGTCTCCACGAAGGGCGGCGCGCTGGTGCCGCACCGCTTCCTGCCGGGGGACGCAGCGCGCACCGCGAAGGGGCAGCTGCTCACGGTGGTGGGCGAGGAGCCGGGTGCGCGCGGGCTGCGGCGCTACGTGGTGCGCGACGCGAAGACGGGCGAGGAGGACGAGCTGCCGGAGAGCGAGCTGCGGGCGCTCGCTCCGCGCTCGGACCTGCTCTCCACGCTGTGCGAGGGCCGCGTGGGGGACGCGCGCGCCTTCTCCCTGCGCAAGCAGGCCCTGGTGCTGGACGACGAGCGCCGCTGCGACGCGCTGGGCGCGCTGCTCGCCTCCCGCGTGATGGTGAAGCCGCACCAGGTGGGCGTGGTGCAGCGCGTGCTCAGCGCGCGGCGGCCGCGCTTCGTGCTCGCGGACGAGGTGGGCCTGGGCAAGACCATCGAGGCGGGCATGGTGTTCAGCGCCCTGCGCCTCTCGGGGCTCGCGCGCCGCGTGCTGGTGGTGGCCCCCAGCCACCTCACCGTGCAGTGGCTCGCGGAGCTGTTCCACAAGTTCAACCAGCTCTTCACCCTGCTGGACTCCGAGCGCTACCAGCAGAGCCTCGACGAGGCGCCCGGCGTCTCGCCCTGGGCGCGCTTTCCCCTCGTGGTGACGAGCCTGGAGCTGCTCAGCCGCGGCGACGAGCACCGCGAGCAGGCGGGCAGCGAGAGCGCCTTCTGGGACCTGGTCATCATCGACGAGGCACACCACCTCAAAGGCGAGAAGGCCTTCGCCGCCGCCCAGGCGCTGGCGAAGAACAGCTGGGGGCTGCTCTTGCTCACGGCCACGCCCATGCAGCTGGACCCGGCCGAGTACCACGGCCTGCTCACCCTCATCGACCCTTCGAGCGCCCCCAGCGTGAAGGGCTTCGAGGAGCGGCTCGCGCGCCAGGAGGAGCTGAGCGCCGCGGTGCGCGCGCTGCTCGAGGGCCAGGCGAACGCCTCCGCCGTGGGCGCGCTCGCCCGGCGCTTTCCCCAGGACGCGCGCCTCCAGGCGCTCGCGAGCGGGAGGGGAGACGCCGAGCGGGCGCAGCTGCTCGAGCACCTCGCGGAGACCTACAGCCTCAGTGACCGCCTCGTGCGCAACCGCCGCGCCGTGGTGGGCGGCTTCTCCACCCGCAGGCTGCACCGCCACCCGGTGAGCCCGACGCCCGAGGAGCTGCAGGTGCGCGACCGCGCGCTGCAGCTGCTCTCCGAGAGCTCGCTGCGCGGCGCGCCGCTCGCCTCCACGCTGCGCCGGCTCGAGAGCAGCCCCGCCGCCTTCGCCGAGGCGGTGAAGGGCAGCCGGGCGCTGCAGCCTCATGCAACCGAGTTGCGTCTTCCGGCGCGCGACGCGAAGTTCCGCGCCTTCCTGCAGGTGCTGCGCGGCGTGTGGGCGCAGGAGCGGGGCGCCAAGGTGCTCGTCTTCACCGAGAGCCGCGACACGCTGGAGGCCTTGCGCACGGAGCTCTCGCGCGAGCGCATCGAGGCGCTGGGCTACCACGGAGACCTGCCCCTGCTCGAGCGCGACCGCGCGGTGGCGCGCTTCCGCGACCCCGAGGGGCCGCTCGTGATGCTCTGCACCGAGGTGGGCGGCGAGGGGCGCAACTTCCAGTTCGCCCACCACCTGGTCCACTACGACCTGCCCTGGAGCCCCTCCACGGTGGAGCAGCGCATCGGGCGCCTGGACCGCATCGGGCAGAACCACCCGGTGGAGATCCACGTCTTCGACCCCGCGGGCACCCTCGCCTCGGACGTGCTCGCGCTGCTCGCGGACGCGGTGGGCGTGTTCGGCGAGACGGTGGGCGGCCTGGACGCGGTGCTCGAGGACGTGGAGAGCCGGCTCGCGGAGCTCGCGCTGCTGCCGCGCGAGGCGCGCGAGGCCTACGCCCGGGAACTCGAGGCACGCGTGGAGGCGGCGCGCGCGAGCGTGCGGCGCGCGTACGACCCGTTGCTCGACCTGCGCTCCTTCGACCGCGCGGCGGTGGAGCGGCTCGTCGCGCGCGCCCAGGGGCGCATGGGCATCGAGGCCGATGACGAAGAGGAGCAGGCGCTCGAGGACGGGCTGTGGAGCGTGGCGCGTGACCTCGACGAGCGGCTGGAGGAGGCGGTGACGGAGCTCGCGCGGCGCGTGGGCCTGGGCGTGGACACGGACGAGCAGGTGGATGCCTTCCAGTGCGCCTTCCAGTTCGGCCACGCGCTCACGGTGGAGGCGCTGCCCGGCGTGGACGTGACGGAGGACCGCACGGTGCTGGGCACCTTCTGGCGCGACACCGCGGTGGAGGCCGAGGAGCTCGAGTACTTCGCCACCGGGCACCCACTGGTGGAGGCGCTGTTCGGCTTTCTGCGCGATGGGCCCTACGGCCGCAGCGGCCTGCGCGTGCTGCCGGCGAAGCGGGGTGCCGCGAGCGCGCGCGGGCTCGAGCTGCTCTTCCACCTGCAGCTGCCCGAGCCCGAGGACCTGAGCCCCGGCGCACGCGTGCCGAGCCGCCAGCTCGCGCGCTTCCTCGAGCGCACGCTCATCCCGGTGGCCGTGGTGGACGGAGCCGGCGGACCCAAGGCGGACGCGAAGCTGCTGCGCACGCTGGAGGCGGAGGGCCGTGCGCTCAAGGGCGACGAGGTGCACGGGGCCTTCCCGGGCTTCGGCGCCTTCGTGGACGTGGCCCTGCCGGTGGCGCAGCGCGCGGCGGAGGGCGAGCTCGCGGCGCTGCAGGGCCGCGCGCGCACGGCGATCGAGGCCGAGCGCGACGCGGCGCTCGCGCGCATGCAGCTGGCACTGTCCCACCAGGGCCTGCCGGCCGCGGAGGTCGAGGCCCAGCGCGAGGCCGAGCGCGCGCACTACGCCGCGCTCCTCACCGCGCTCGCGAGCGCGAAGGTGACGCTCGACAGCGCCTGCGGCTTCGTCCTCGAGCGCTGA
- a CDS encoding patatin-like phospholipase family protein, whose product MRARLLRPLALLALLLTACAGGRGRAPERTCLVLSVGGVKGLAHLGAIDALKARGERIDCVVGTSMGAVVGSLYASAPQEDLRTRYRRFYAEYARQTRDEARTRGLASAAVGLAAVLLSGGSAALAAAVGALTGLGGLGSVAKLDHARFERTLAVEFAGARIESLPLPFATLYQRAVNGGLERVVAREGDLAHAVAASANNPLLFEGTDLKELDPGADRVAAVPVHDACALFPHARLLTLNVTSEPAFYGRDLPCEVVEIRIGGAEPPPEALEGEGDAFERIYEAGFDATRAALERQASR is encoded by the coding sequence ATGCGCGCCCGTCTCCTGCGTCCGCTCGCTCTGCTCGCGCTCCTGCTCACCGCCTGTGCGGGAGGCCGGGGCCGCGCGCCCGAGCGCACCTGCCTCGTGCTCTCGGTGGGCGGGGTGAAGGGGCTCGCGCACCTGGGCGCCATCGACGCGCTCAAGGCACGCGGCGAGCGCATCGACTGCGTGGTGGGCACCAGCATGGGCGCGGTGGTGGGCAGCCTCTATGCCTCCGCGCCGCAGGAGGACCTGCGCACGCGCTACCGCCGCTTCTACGCCGAGTACGCGCGCCAGACGCGAGACGAGGCGCGCACCCGCGGGCTCGCGAGCGCCGCCGTGGGGCTCGCCGCGGTGCTGCTCTCCGGTGGAAGCGCGGCGCTCGCGGCCGCGGTGGGCGCACTCACCGGCCTCGGCGGCCTGGGCAGCGTGGCGAAGCTGGACCACGCGCGCTTCGAGCGCACGCTCGCGGTGGAGTTCGCCGGAGCGCGCATCGAGTCACTGCCCCTCCCCTTCGCCACGCTCTACCAGCGCGCGGTGAACGGCGGGCTCGAGCGGGTGGTGGCGCGCGAGGGAGACCTCGCCCACGCGGTCGCCGCGAGCGCGAACAACCCGCTGCTCTTCGAGGGCACCGACCTGAAGGAGCTCGACCCGGGCGCGGACCGCGTCGCCGCCGTGCCGGTGCACGATGCCTGCGCGCTCTTTCCCCATGCACGCCTGCTCACCCTCAACGTGACGAGCGAGCCCGCCTTCTACGGGCGCGACCTGCCCTGCGAGGTGGTGGAGATCCGCATCGGAGGCGCCGAGCCGCCGCCCGAGGCCCTGGAGGGCGAGGGGGATGCCTTCGAGCGCATCTACGAGGCGGGCTTCGACGCCACCCGCGCCGCCCTCGAGCGCCAGGCCTCCCGCTAG